Proteins encoded by one window of Portunus trituberculatus isolate SZX2019 chromosome 27, ASM1759143v1, whole genome shotgun sequence:
- the LOC123509869 gene encoding uncharacterized protein LOC123509869: MSQEDLAATAVSFKAPPFYSQDPSLWFCLLECSFKASKITNSLTKFNHAVSFLPSDVLTHISVVISTAASSDTPYEDLKTALLTSLQSSVATRLRELLSSEELGDEKPSQLLSRMKQLLGDKYQAFDADLFKQLFYQRLPPAIQRSLFSVKDTLKPDAIAKLADDFLAILPATPASPVSSVTTTQNDTQLSHLTKLISQLTTEVNYLKKQLHDGRRSRSSTPRRLQRRSRSRSPGLCWYHNKFGAKANKCVSPCTYNTSNTNGEQ; encoded by the coding sequence atgtCTCAGGAAGACCTTGCTGCGACGGCGGTGTCTTTTAAGGCACCTCCCTTCTACTCGCAGGACCCATCCTTGTGGTTCTGTCTCTTGGAGTGCAGCTTCAAGGCATCCAAGATCACTAACAGCCTCACCAAATTCAACCATGCTGTTAGCTTCTTGCCATCCGACGTGCTTACACATATCTCTGTCGTCATCTCCACTGCTGCCTCCTCTGACACTCCCTATGAAGATTTGAAGACTGCCCTACTAACGAGTCTACAATCTTCCGTCGCCACCCGTCTCCGTGAGCTCCTCTCTAGTGAGGAATTAGGTGATGAGAAGCCGTCACAGTTGCTGAGTCGCATGAAGCAACTGCTTGGTGACAAGTACCAAGCCTTCGACGCTGATCTCTTCAAGCAACTGTTCTACCAGCGCCTTCCTCCTGCCATCCAGCGTAGCCTCTTCAGCGTCAAGGACACTTTGAAACCTGACGCCATCGCTAAGTTGGCAGACGACTTCCTGGCGATTCTTCCTGCAACACCTGCTTCTCCTGTGTCTTCTGTCACTACCACACAGAATGACACCCAGTTGTCTCACCTTACCAAGCTCATCTCTCAGCTTACCACCGAGGTTAACTACTTGAAGAAGCAACTGCATGATGGCCGTCGCTCACGTTCCTCCACTCCTCGCCGCCTCCAGCGCCGCTCCCGTTCTAGGAGCCCAGGTCTGTGTTGGTACCACAACAAGTTTGGTGCCAAGGCCAACAAGTGCGTTTCCCCATGCACCTACAACACGTCAAACACCAACGGCGAGCAGTGA
- the LOC123509574 gene encoding ctenidin-3-like has protein sequence MTKMVRLVLLVLLVIAALSLALPGGGYSHRGGGYGHGSSYGHGGGGGYGKGHGGRYGKGHGGGSYGKGHGGGGYGHGGYGKGHSGYGYGGGHGHGGSGYGKGHGGGGYGKGHGGGYGYSGGGYGHGGGGYGKGHGGGGYGHGGDGYGKGHGGGGGYGKGHGGGGYGKSHGGGYGHSGGGYGRGGYGHSGGYGHGSGGYGHGYH, from the exons ATGACCAAGATGGTG CGCCTGGTCTTACTGGTTCTGCTGGTGATAGCTGCTCTGTCGCTAGCCCTGCCCGGAGGAGGCTACAGCCACAGGGGTGGTGGGTATGGACATGGTAGCAGCTATGGgcacggcggcggcggaggctaCGGCAAAGGTCATGGAGGAAGATATGGAAAAGGACATGGCGGCGGCAGCTACGGAAAGGGACATGGTGGAGGAGGATATGGGCATGGCGGTTATGGGAAGGGACATAGTGGATATGGATACGGCGGCGGCCACGGGCATGGTGGAAGTGGCTACGGCAAGGGTCACGGCGGCGGTGGCTACGGCAAGGGACACGGCGGCGGCTACGGCTATAGCGGCGGCGGTTACGGGCATGGCGGAGGCGGATATGGCAAGGGGCACGGAGGCGGCGGTTACGGGCATGGCGGAGACGGATATGGCAAGGggcacggcggcggcggcggctacgGTAAGGGACACGGTGGCGGTGGATATGGGAAGAGCCATGGGGGCGGTTATGGTCATAGTGGTGGCGGCTACGGCAGAGGCGGCTACGGTCATAGTGGCGGCTATGGCCACGGCAGCGGCGGATACGGTCATG gctACCATTAA